The genomic window TCACTTCAGTACCAATTATTATTAGTAAGTTATGAAAAAACAGCGCAGTTGCAGGTGGGCGTGTCTGACACATACAAATAGTGCACTTTCACACCAATGCAcatagaaaaggaaaatgagTCGGCAAAATTAAACCTATTGAGGCATAGACAAACAtattgtaaaaaaaagaagtcgGAAATACTTGTAAACAAtgtgtacattttttttaatgcatgaagaaatattattttataactaGCAGTCCAACAGTCTGATTCCTtcataaatataacaaaaatatacattttactgtcagtttgtatatttttagaaatcGTTCAATATTTGCTTTACGTCACTCTGATTTTTGGGTTAACTTCTGGCGCTCGCCGGTTTGCAAATGAAGTCAATTAGACTGCCTTTTTATTGCGTTCCGTTCGTTGGTTTTGATTTGCCGGCAATCAGCGGCACGCCTCACCTCATAAAGGTGTATTTTGTGGGTTATAGGGTATGTTGCTATAGAGAACCGAATTGGCACTTGGTAATTTCAAGTtcaggcaaacaaaagcaagcGCAACAAACGAGCTTCAAGTAACAACTGAGAGCGGTGCCAGCAAATTCATTAAGCGAATGGTCGCCTGTTCACACAAAGCCGAAATGGTTGGTAACTGGAGCACGGCATCGACTTGGTACGTTAGAAAATAGTAGCAACTAGAAACGGGCCATGCAACATTGATAGCGGAAGGAAACGAGGCCACACTCAAAACGCAACGCAACAAAACACGGAGAAGTGTAACGAAATaatatgaataattaaaatgcccAACTAATTGTGCTGCTCTCTAAACCCCACACGCGGTACGTTGCAAACTAATAGGCTATGCAATCTAAACGGTAGGGTGAGCGATTTGGCCAGCAATTATTTAGCAGCCCTCCGAGAACTCAAGGCatttaaataatgcaaattgaaaagtgaaaaccgGAAAGTTCAGCATGTTTATATAAAGGCTCGATGAAAATCTTAAAGTTTTGCAATTGAAATGGGAATTTTATTGAcataaattaagaaattgtAAATGCAATATACTCATGAGCATACAGGTGCTTTCAAATCACCAGGAACTAATGGATACTCACAAGTGGCACATCTTTAtcattgttgttatttattgtaAGCCCTAACGttcaattgtaattgtttaaaaatacatacGTACAATTGTACACTTTAACCAAGAGCAAAATTAAttctaatatattttaaagccttaggtttttttctttcaacCTAAGGCTTTCTAATTGTCCAGAACTCACCAAATTGTCCGCAGACACTTAGTTAAAGTTAAGAGCACTGTGAAACCTTTTGTGCAACTGAGCcgaaaaatccaaaaaacGTAGTTTTGGAAAAGCTTAACATAAGTGAGCAGCGCAACGAGGCGTAGAGAAACCCATTTCGCACATTTATGGCCAATCGCTAGACAAATTGGCGATGCGATGCGGTAAGAGGCGCCAGTGAAGCGCAACGCACGTTCTCGAGCTTAGTCTTCAACACTGATTCAGAGGATCGTCACTGAAACCAAACAGCAAAGCATTTCCCCAAGTAATTCGGATATTTTGGTACAGGTttagggaattatttacaaatattaatattttagagCTAAAAGCTATCGTATATagtataatagattctatattatgtatataattatGTTCAATAGCATTTTCTTCCAGTGCACTTACCGACCGACGGATTGGAAAGCGGTTCTCACTGAGCGGTCGCTCGTTCTCCAAATTGCGCCGCATCGACGCATCTGGCGACTTGTACGGACGAGCGCTGCCGACGAGCAGCTGGCGCTGATTCGCGAGTTCCTTGGTGGATTTTGAGGGGTTGGGAGGCAGTACCCCCCGCTCTGCAGGAAGCTCCTTCTCCTCCccatgctgctgctcctcctccccAACCAGGTGCAAGTCCAAGTGAAGTTCTTCGTTTTGGCCGCCGGTTGCCAAGGAAGACGATTGTGTGGCGGGTTCATTGGACTCCGTGCACTCCTTAAACTCCTTGGCCCTGCGACATTGCACTTTGAAGTCGTCGGACTTTACTAGCTGGGCGGCGGGGCAGGGATTTTGGGTGGCCAGGCGCTGGCGCTCCTTTTGCAGTTGTTGGCGTTCCAGGGAAAGGAATTCTTGCAGATCCATTTCTAAATCAACAGATTGTGAAGAGCGTCATTAAAATAGACAAAGTACATGAGCCCATTGGCATTCGCCGAAACTCACCATAGTGCAAATTGCTCAAATTCGCTTTTGGACATTCATTCAATGCCAACGCAACAATGCTTGCTCTATTATTTACGCACTgtttaattggaaaaattaCGCGTTGCTTTCGAAAAAGTTGAATGTTTTCCGCGTTCTAATAATGCGGTGTGACCGCATCTTGGCTACCTGTTACTTCCCGCAACAGGCACACTAGCGCGTTATGCAGCGTCCAGAAAATGGTCACCCGACAGCGGTAAATTAACACACCGGAAACTGTTATTTCACTGTAAACTAACAGggaattaaaaacatattttaaaatgttattaaagtTAACAATGTTACATGAACAAGCTTTGAaagtagaaataaaatatagtacAAAAAACATTCAGCGCGTATTCCAAGACAAATAAGTCAGATATAAAAGTATATCTGTTCGCTcgcttttattaaatttcatagATTTGTTCAAGAAGGAAATACGTTAAAATTTCTTCGTTTCGTATCTAGTGATACAAACAATCTTTCCAAATATAATCacttatttagttttaatagTTAAATCGCTGCAATGGGTACCTTGGGCAACCAGTTCATCCTGTCGCGAGAGCGCCGCCGCTTCGGGAGGCAGTGCCTCTTCACGGACCGCAATGAGATGATCCTCAGTGTGCAGCCAAGTGGACGGCTGCGCCTTAAGTACATCCTGCGCAATCCGATAAACCAGCGGACGCAGCTGAGCGAACAGTATGCCGCCTCCTCGGCGTTGACCCACAACGTGACACTGGATTCCCATGGCTTGAATCACTACGAAGGCGGCTGGAACGTCAAGGAGGTGAACATTTTGGATGAGGAGTCCACACTGCGCTATCGCAAAAAGGTCGAGCGCGACGACTCCTGGGGCATCGAGGTGAACCAACTGATGCACGACGCAATGGACATCAGTTCGGCCAATAATGCAATCAACATCTACGAGGACTTCTTTGTGGATCTACCAGCCGATTTGGGTCATGGGATCAGCATGAAGATCGCGGCCAGGCTTATTCATGTCTTTCATGATCTGTGGATCCCGTCGCGTCAGCTGAAGGCGTGCGAGTGGCTTAACAACGACCCCAATCAGTTTCTCCTGTTTTTCACCAACACGCAGAGCCTGACACCGAACTACACAAAGCAGCTGAACACCCTGCCCGATTTTGGCAACGATAATCCGCATGCGTTCTACGTTTGGAACGTGGATGACGCCACCCGACCGGTGGCCCACTACGATTCCACGAGAGTCGTGCGGATTGCCAAGGTGTGCATCCGGGATGAGAGTTACATGGTGGGTGGACTCCAAGAGGGTCAGGTTGGCTTCTGGCTAACCGATAACCAGGGTGGGCCCAAGACCATTTGCCCCCTGGAGGCATGTCATCGCGAGGCCACCACCGCCATCTGCTGGGTGCACTCGAAGCTCAACACGGAGTTTTACTCGGGATCATTGGATGGGTCCGTCAAGTACTGGGATACCCGGAATCTTCTGATGCCGGTGCATGAGATACTGGCAGAACCGGATCCCCAGTCCATTCAAAATCGCCAAAATGCACATGGCGTTACTGTTCTCGAGTTCGAGTACACCATCCCAGTGCGCTACATCGTCTGCACGGATATGGGTTACTTGTTCGTCTGCAATCGCAAGGGCACGACTCCGCAGGAAACTATCGTTGCCTCCTATCAACTTTTTGTCGGTCCCATTCGCTGCGTAATGCGTAATCCATTCTTTGTGAAGAACTTCCTGGTGGTGGGCGATTGGCGGGTGCGGATCTGGTCGGAGGAGGTGAAGAACTGCCCCAGTACCTTCTACATCCGCCGGCCGAACCAGGTGTTGAGCGGTGCCTGGAGCACCGGACGCTGCTCGCTGTTCTGCATCGGCGACGACAAGGGCAACTTGGAGTTTTGGGACCTGCTAATGTCTCACACTCGTCCAATTCTCACCATCAAATACAAGTACCCCGTCACCCATCTGATATTCAAGCCGGATGGATGCATACTAACCGTGAGCCTGGCCAACGGAGATTGTCTGATGCTCCGCTTGGAGGAGGGTATGCGAACCGCCACCGTCAAGGAGAAGTCCCTCATGATGTCGGTGAGTGGTCGTAATCTGTTCCAAAGAAGGTCatgttttcttatttatttctttaaagaGCAGATGTTTGAACGGGAGATACAGCGTTGCAAACTTCTGGAAGCTCGCGAGGAGGAAATTAAGTTGAAGAAGCGCCTGACCACCATTTTTATGGAGGAGGAGCGCAAGTCCAGGGAAAAGCTGGAggccaagaagaagaagggcCAGGCCAAGCGGGAAATGGAGCCGAAGCCCGAGGACGAAGCGACCATCTTCCTCAGGATGATCGAGAGCGATGCGGAATTCAGCAAGGCTCTTCTGGAGTTCAACGAAGCCATTGAAAACATCACCTTACAGCGTGCCAAGCGCACTTTCGCCATGGAGCGCACTGTATTCGAAACGAATTACCCCATCTCTCAGGAATagggaatatatatttttgagtTCCTTATTGTACATTAGCTAGCACTTTCTTACAGCATTATATAgccaatatatgtatgcattttaataaaagcaatgtgaataaaaaatttgagaGCTTTTAACTTAGAATGGCTGACTATAAGTTTTGAATGTAGTTTTAGAATATCCACATGGTCGAAGATATCGCAAAAGAGTTCATGAGATTTTAGTTAGCAAAGTAAAAGGTATTTTCAGGGATGCTATGAATTGatataaattttcaaaaaaaggAGGCTAAGCTAAGtacatcaattaaaaaaaagagagacaAAGGGCAGTCAGTACAAGACATTCAGAGATAGTTTTCATACAATTTTTTCACATCTTAAGCCCAGACTCTGGAATTGGAAGCAACACGATGGCGGACAACTCCAAGGCCGTGGAACATGCCACCAGCTGGTACTCCAGCTTATACAATTCCATTAAACAAACGCCCATCAATGTCACTCTTCTGATTATATCGACCATCGTGTTCTACAAGGTGGCGAGTATTAGCCGACGTCTGAGTCGACATCGTAAGGATCGGGATCAGGCCAAGGCACCAGGTGCAGTTGACTTCTGTGAGGATGATGGCCAGGAGAAGGCGGATGTGGATCTTCCGCCACTGCGGCAGGACTTTACGGTTCCGGAACTTCGGGAATATGACGGCACCCGTGCGGATGGTCGCATTCTGGTGGCCGTCAACTTTAATATTTACGATGTGTCGCGATCCGTGCATTACTATGGACGAAATGGCGTTAATCCAAACTATGCCGGTCGGGATATTTCGCGGCATTTGATCAATTTACCGGCGAACTTGAATGCCAGCGGGGATTTTGATGATTTAAGTGACCTCTCAAACAGCCAAATGAACACTTTGCAGGAGTGGGAACAGCAGTATAATGAAAAGTACCCGTTTGTTGGAAAACTTATGGAGGAACAACACATGAATTATACCAACGAGGCGGATTTGGAGTTGGATACAGCGGATTATATATGACTTTCTTTCCAAATGATGTGCGCATTGATCCAATAATAGTAGTATccataataaaaataatgtaagcCCAGAAAATCtgtaagtttttattttaacgaTTTAGGAATTTGTGTTCATTAATCTACATTACtaacaataataatacttaaaaacttttttattttcgaattttgtGCGCCTAACAGCCCGCAGTTAACAGCACCACAACGGCACGTGTTGGTATTTTTTAAGTCATTTCGTCCGACCGTGGCAGCCACACTAATTTGGCTCTGCTTTGCGTTTCCACTTccgttttcttttcttttcgtgTTTCTACGCCAGCAAGATGAAGTACGTTAATGAAAAGCGTTGAAATGCTCGGTTATTGTGGTATTCAGCATTTCCTAACCCCATTTTGGCAATTGTAAACAGAGCCCCTGCTAATGAGAATGTTTGTATTTGCAGAATTGGCTTGTGCGCATTCAGCGGGTACAAAATCTACCCCGGTCATGGCAAGACCATGGTCAAGATCGATGGCAAGGTGAGTTTCCGGCGCAGATGCTCTACCCATGGAGGACGGATAATGAACTTTGATTACTCTTGCAGTCCTTCACCTTCCTGGACAAGAAGTGCGAGCGCTCCTACCTGATGAAGCGCAATCCCCGCAAGGTTACGTGGACCGTGCTGTACCGCCGGAAGCACCGCAAGGGAATCGAGGAGGAGGCCTCCAAGAAGCGCACTCGCCGCACCCAGAAGTTCCAGCGCGCCATCGTCGGCGCCTCGCTGGCCGAGATCCTGGCCAAGCGCAACATGAAGCCGGAGGTGCGCAAGGCGCAGCGCGACCAGGCCATCAAGGTGGCCAAGGAGCAGAAGCGTGCCGTCAAGGCCGCCAAGAAGGCTGCTGCCCCCGCTCCCGCCAAGAAGTCCGCTCCCAAGCAGAAGGCCGCCAAGGTCACGCAGAAGGCTGCTCCCCGCGTCGGAGGCAAGCGGTAAACACCTTTCGCCGGTAGTGATGTGCTAAAGTTAGTCCAGGATTTAAGGAACCACTCgtgaattgaaaattaaacaaacgCCGCGAATGCGAATTCGTGGTGACCAAAAAAACCTGTCGCGTGTTTTTAATCAAGCTTGGCTTGCGGTATGGAAACTACACAAGAAAAGAATATTGTGTACGTCATGAATCAATGACTTAACTTTACCCATCAGTTTTGACCAGATGTCGGAGTTTTAAATTGTCATATTTATTAAACGGCAAATATATACCTTCATATCATAGCTGAGATATAAGCCTAgacttttatttttccagACCCATTAGGAACACTTGAATGTTCGAAGTCAGATTTAAAGAACAAAGATCGcgaaaaaatgttaaacatCCAAAAATTGCTGATTAAAACAACTTTATTAGAAGCACATACCACAATAGCTCCACATCAGTTAGTTGACTTACATTTAATTATCAACGTATGAAACATACAAAAGTAATAGGTTGGTCAGGACATAATCACTTAAATACTAAGAGCTTTAATTATGTTTCCGGTATCTAGAACAATTATGATAAAAAATCAACCGATCAAAGTAATCATTGAAATTTGATCTTGCAATGTGAGACAGGTGATTATATTAGTGCATCCTAAACTAGTCTTGACAAGGTAATCAATGATTgatctttaaataaattcagtGCTGTATTTTTTTATGCCAATGAAGTTGGTGAGCCTGCCTATAGCGTGGCCATGCACTTGAACGTAGGTCTGCATGGGATCGTAGAGCTCCGTGACTGGCTGCTCATCACCGTCTTCATGTTCATCATCCAGCAGCGATTCCACGTGCACTTTGTGAGGTCGCATCTCCATTAGTTGTACGCAACCGAGATCGTGCAGAAGCTCCAGCAGGAACATTACGTCCACAGGCACCAAGTGCAAGAACCTGAGAAACAAGCTGTGCACGGTGCAGCCGACACGAGAGATGCACTCGCTGAGAACGGCGCCCAGCCAGCGGTCGAGGACGCGTCGATTGAGGGATGCATTTACGCGGATCCAAGGCTGCGGTCGCATGGCAATTGCATCCCGTGAAGCTTCCAGAGTGGTATTAGCCACTTCGAGGGAGGGTTCCTTTCGTGTAATCCTCTTTGGTCGCTTGGCAGCAGATCCTCCCGCCTCGTCACTCTCACTTTCTGTGCTCAGTTGCTCCATGAGTTTAACCTTCTTTTCTGGAACAGAGCTAGCCGTCTCCTGAGCCTCCAGTTTGCGCTTGTGACCCACGACGGCTAGGAGTGTTCCAGGTGCAGCCGCCACCGTGGTCTGCACTTTTTCTCGCTCCAATCTCTTGATGTGGAACGTGTGCACCACCCAATTGCGGATGTGGTTTTTATGAACATACATGACACTAACTATGCCCACTCGTTTGATTAGATTGTGGTCAGCTAGTAGATGGAGAGTTTCCAACAGGAAATCTCCCAGGGGAAATATCCTCCTCAACTCCAGGCCCTTCACACCGAGTGAATGCTTTTCAATGTGACAGAGTATGTCCTCCATGTGGCGGATGGCACGGTCATCGAATCCACTCTCGTGCAGCTTAGGCCTAAGGCTTTCAAAGCTGTTCTCCGTGTACTGCCAGTAGGTGGTTCTGTAAGTAAACCAAAATAAAGTGTTTAGGGGTAATTCGAGAAAGTTTCTAGTTAAGACATACTTAAGAACCTTGTCGAGAACCGAAGTACGCAGGCTGTCAATTGTCTGTTTGGTTTCCGGCTGTTCCACAACCTTCATTCCAATGGTGGGTAGATGAACTACAAACACATCCTGCGCTCGAGCACGCTCTTCCTTGTTCAGTGCAGGTTCGTACTCCTGAACGCGATCCGCCTCCCATGCATGTGGCTCATCATCAAGCAGTTCAGCACAAATTGAACGCCAGTCGGTGAGCTTGTGCTGTGTTCGTTCCTCTAGCGTCTTACCCAAATCCTTAAGCTCCGTCGTTCGTTGTTTTTGTCGCCAGAACGCCTCCAGTTGCTGGGCGAACGGCAGAAGATTGGCGTTGGTCACTGTGAGGGGTGTTCCCGCTGGATGCGATTCCAGTACGAACTGCTGCGATGGTAAAGCATCGGCCACCAGTTGCCGGAGAATGGGTCGCTGCTCGTGGGCAATCCGCTCGACGGCGTTTAAATAGTTGCCACTGCGCATAATGCAGTTGGCGAAGGGACAGTCGAACTGCTCCAAACGCGACTGGCTTAAAGTGATGGCCTCGCCCAAAGCATCCAGTGCACAGAAGAAATGCATAGCACGCAGCTGCAGTTTGGAGAGCTGGTTATAAGCAGAAGTCGGGAGGCGAAAGCTCAGGTTGGCCGGATGAAAACGCACACGCGACGCTTGGCGTCCACTGCACTCGCCCTCCAACCGCTTAGAGTACTCGGTTTGCGGGGCGTTGTCGAAGATGCAGCTGTAGTGATCCAGAATTCGATCTGAGTGGCAACCACTCTGCCTGCCCATGGTGGTGGTGTCCACGGTCAGGATATTTGTGGGCAGCTGAAGTGAAAGACGTAGCCTGTTTTCCGACAACCACTCGCCCATCACAAGGAGTTGGCCGAAATGCGGCGAGGATAGCTGTTGCTCCTGGTCTGCCCGCAGCTTTTGGTCCAATGCAAAGAAGCTGTCGTAGAGGAAGTGCGTCAGCTTGGTGTAGATTAGGCGGTACTTGTACTTTGAGCTCAGCAAATGACCAGGTCCGGAGATTTGGCGGCTGGCAGCCGACTGAATGTTTCGCCTCTTCACCGCAACTAGCAACGAATCTGCACGCGCTTTGTTGAAGGCTGAGTTAAGCACCTCCTCGGAGAAGTGCTTGTAGATCTCGAAAGTCTGCAGGTTCAGCAGCGTCTTATCCTTGGCGCAGCATATGTTGCTGTGCAACACGCCATGAGCGACGGCCACCTGTAGATCCGTCTCCGAAGCGGGGTCCTGGAATAGCAGTTGCTGCTCCTCGTGCGCCGATCGACACTCGCGTAGTTGGCTGCCAAAGGCGTCCAAGGAGTCGGGCAGCAAAAACTGGCGACTAACAGAACCTTGCTGGATTCAAGAAAGATTAAAAAGTATGTACACCAAGTGCTGCTTTTATTTAACTTACAGATTTCGCAATCATTCGCTGCAGTTTGGCCATCATTAGGGCAAAGTGAGTCATAAGCGCGTTTTGGAAATCGGTCTTATTGGGATAATCTCGCTTCAGCTGGCTCAGAAATCGTTCGTTGTACACCGTGTTGAACTGTGGCTGCGTTTGCATTGCGTAGATCCAGCTGGGCACGTCCGGAATGTCGCGCTTCATCTTCACCATAAACTGAACGCGGCGCACGCAGGCCTGAGTTGTCTTGTTGCAGATGCCCAGCCAGCGGCGAATCAAATCGCGGCAGACAACAGCCAAGTCGCACAAGGCCAAGGTCATTGTGGGTGCATCAATGAACATGTAAACGGCCCGGCCCATCTTGAGCAAACGATCCTCCTCTGGCGCCCATTTAACGCGCAATGTTCGCATATTCCTCAGGGCATCCCGGTCAATGTCGTCTCGGGGGCCGGAGGACTTCTTTAAGGTTTTGCCGGAGGATAGCTCGCGTGCTTTGCGTACCGCTAGTCGGGGACCAATCTTCAAGCGCGTGATTACAGCTCGCTTCCGGACTGTCCTCTTTGCCTTTTCCCTTGCTGCATTTGACTTTCCACCATTCTGGCGCTGCACCCACGACCAGTGGCGGAACTGGTGGGCAAACAAATGGGAGCTCAATCCAGCGGCTCCCAGGTGATCACCAGGCACTGTTCCGTTGTCCAGCTCAACGGCCTGTTTGAACTCCACCGTGGGCTGGAAGACCAGAACCTTCAAACGCGCCGGTAGACTTCTCTGCGTGCTTAACGATTTGCGGTATCCCAGCTTCGTGTAAATGCAGATGTGCTGCAGCTTGGCCCAGTAGTTGCCCAGTTGTTCCACGCTGGAGAACTCAAAGTTAAGCTTTGTATACGAGCGATCGGCGCTCACTTGCATGTAGTTGTGCTCTGTGCTGGAAGTCGTATCCAGCAAACTTGTTCGCTGATTGAGGAACACCCAGCGGTGCAGGGAGTCACGACCTAACTTCTGCTCGCTTACCTAAATAcgaataattttaataaatggAATTAAGCGAAAGAATAATACAATTTCCCACCTGTATTAGACCCATATTGTTGAGAAGTCGCAGAGTGCCCACGTAAAGCTGCTGCAACTTCAAACGTGGCACAATGGTCTCCAGCTTGAGCTGGGACAGCAGGTAGTGCTGACGGATGGGATGCTGAAGCTGCAGACGCAACTCGTCGCTGGCTTCACGCTCGATGCGACAGATGCGCAGAAAGAGCGAGAGCGGCATTCTGTCCATGGCATCCATAAAGTAAAGCCAGCCAGATGGTTTGTCTGCGTAGCGCGGCAACGGCGGTATAAACGTGCGCCAACCTATGTCCTCAGAGTAGGGCTGAACCTTTACTTCATCCGCCTGCCACTCGTCGAAGAACTGGCGCGGTTGCAGTGCCGGTTCTGACTTCTGCCATTGCTGCACAAGCTCGGCGGTCATGGGTAGGGGCTTCTGTTCCGGCGACAGCTCATGGTGCAAATAGTAGAGGAATTCGTGCAATGTCCTCGCCAACAGAAGTTTGGGTGCCTGCGTTTTGAAGACTACACTTGAACGCTCCGGCGTCAGTTTTCGACGAGCGAGTAATTCCTTGCGCTCCTTGGGAGGCATCTGTGATGGGCGCTTCAACCGCTCCTCAGTGATCAAGTGGAAGTTACTCTTGAGCTTGACAATCTCGCGTTTCATGACCGCGTGATCAAGACCGATTTTCGGGTGTGTGGCGAAACGGTAGACGCGAACGCGTTGATTGTAGTGTAGGGTGATCTCGAACACGTTTATAACATTTTCTTCAACCATAGGACGCAGAAGGCGCATCAAAGAGCGGCGGCATAGGCTATCCTTAAAGCCGGCCTGCCGCTCCGTTTCCTGGATAGATCTTAACACCCGGGGCAGGGGCACCAGGCAGTTCTGGTCGATCTGGCGCACAATCATTTTCTGGCGGTTGATTTGGCGCTGTGTCTGATTGGCCGCTCGGGTCTTCTTAATTTTGAACGCTATGGGTCGGGCATTCGTCACGATCTCGGGTAAGTCCTTCAGCAGAACATCAGTGCTTTCGGTAATATTCTAGGTCAAAcagtataaaatataaaaataagaacCATCCtcatttataatatattaatacttACCGGCTCATCCTTACACCTAATCTCCAGTGCCTTTTTCTTGATCTCGTCCTCTTTTGTAAGATCCCCCAAGTGTCCTACGGCCACAAAGCGGAACTGCCGGCTCTTTCCCACCTGCTCCGAGTACTCTTTTACCAGGCCGTGTTTTTTTACTCGTTTAATGAAGTGTCGCATTGAGGTGGCGTTGATGCCAGTGTAATGACACAACTCGTTGCTATTAAGACCCCGTTTGCCGAATTTCGCCACTGCGCGGAAAACTTCCTCCTCCGGAGGCATATCAAGAAAGCAGTGGCCCAGATCCAAGAACTCGGATGCCTGATTCTCCTCGCTTTCGTCATCCTTGTACAGATCCTTCAGTTGCATATTAGGATTGCGCAGTTGTATCACTGTCACCTTACGTGTGGTTGCTTTGGACTGCTTTCCCGACTTGGTCAGTGGCGCAACAGGCCTTTCCACTTGCTTAGTCTCGAAGAACTTACGAAAGGCGTGGGTCACCAGTAGCTTCTTCGTCTTAAAATTCGTAGGACGGCCTAGTAGTTCGGTTATTTCGGTCACGGGTACCTGGCGGCTTGGCGTACGCATTATTTCCAGGTATAGCTTTTCCAGATTTTCCTGAGAGTGGTTCTTGTAGATGCGGTAGAAGCGCGGTAGCATCAGCAGCGAAGAGACCAGGATGCGCCCCTTGTTCATTTCGTTATAGTTCTGGGCAATAATTAGCTGCAGATTTATCAACTTGTTTCTGTAAAGTACGTACTTTTAAGtagtaaatataatataattatagtTATTGAAACTCACTTGATATAGAAGAGAATTCCTGTGTCCTTGCTGTAGTTTATAAGAGACCAAGGGCCTGCGGTCGTGTGTCCGCTGTACCGAGAGCGTCCGATGGCCTCCAGGAAGATGTAGTTGGGCAGTGGCAGATTCTTGGGCATCATTAGGCTTTCGGGTGTGAGTGCTGTCTCCCTTAGCTCTTGGGAGGCCACCACTACGAGCCTGCCGGCCCACTGTTCCGTGGCTTGAGCCGCATTAAGAGAAAGCAGATCGCTGGAAGGGATTGGCTTGCGGGTCTTGAAGTCGTTGCAGTTACCCTTGATGTCGCCCTCTTGCACATACGCGGCCGGGAACAACATGTAGGGACACTGCTCGGGCACCACTGGCAATCCCAGCTGCTCGTCGATGTCGTTGAGGCGATCATAGTAGGGCATTAGTGGTCTGTCCGCCGGCAGTTCAAAGAACTCGATCTTGTGGGACGGAGTGCGCAGCAGCAAGGTCCACGTCTGA from Drosophila yakuba strain Tai18E2 chromosome 2L, Prin_Dyak_Tai18E2_2.1, whole genome shotgun sequence includes these protein-coding regions:
- the LOC6527503 gene encoding general transcription factor 3C polypeptide 1 isoform X2 produces the protein MSASSGGSWIHAIYDEVALEGLEGVTLPYLWDLLARRLDFFPSPLPDRIRDQTWTLLLRTPSHKIEFFELPADRPLMPYYDRLNDIDEQLGLPVVPEQCPYMLFPAAYVQEGDIKGNCNDFKTRKPIPSSDLLSLNAAQATEQWAGRLVVVASQELRETALTPESLMMPKNLPLPNYIFLEAIGRSRYSGHTTAGPWSLINYSKDTGILFYIKNKLINLQLIIAQNYNEMNKGRILVSSLLMLPRFYRIYKNHSQENLEKLYLEIMRTPSRQVPVTEITELLGRPTNFKTKKLLVTHAFRKFFETKQVERPVAPLTKSGKQSKATTRKVTVIQLRNPNMQLKDLYKDDESEENQASEFLDLGHCFLDMPPEEEVFRAVAKFGKRGLNSNELCHYTGINATSMRHFIKRVKKHGLVKEYSEQVGKSRQFRFVAVGHLGDLTKEDEIKKKALEIRCKDEPNITESTDVLLKDLPEIVTNARPIAFKIKKTRAANQTQRQINRQKMIVRQIDQNCLVPLPRVLRSIQETERQAGFKDSLCRRSLMRLLRPMVEENVINVFEITLHYNQRVRVYRFATHPKIGLDHAVMKREIVKLKSNFHLITEERLKRPSQMPPKERKELLARRKLTPERSSVVFKTQAPKLLLARTLHEFLYYLHHELSPEQKPLPMTAELVQQWQKSEPALQPRQFFDEWQADEVKVQPYSEDIGWRTFIPPLPRYADKPSGWLYFMDAMDRMPLSLFLRICRIEREASDELRLQLQHPIRQHYLLSQLKLETIVPRLKLQQLYVGTLRLLNNMGLIQVSEQKLGRDSLHRWVFLNQRTSLLDTTSSTEHNYMQVSADRSYTKLNFEFSSVEQLGNYWAKLQHICIYTKLGYRKSLSTQRSLPARLKVLVFQPTVEFKQAVELDNGTVPGDHLGAAGLSSHLFAHQFRHWSWVQRQNGGKSNAAREKAKRTVRKRAVITRLKIGPRLAVRKARELSSGKTLKKSSGPRDDIDRDALRNMRTLRVKWAPEEDRLLKMGRAVYMFIDAPTMTLALCDLAVVCRDLIRRWLGICNKTTQACVRRVQFMVKMKRDIPDVPSWIYAMQTQPQFNTVYNERFLSQLKRDYPNKTDFQNALMTHFALMMAKLQRMIAKSVLLVASFCCPTPWTPLAANYASVDRRTRSSNCYSRTPLRRRIYRWPSLMACCTATYAAPRIRRC